tggtcatatctccatccctagtacctggtcatatctccatccctagtacctggtcatatctccatccctagtacctggtcatatctccatccctagtacctggtcatatctcctccctagtacctggtcatatctccatccctagtacctggtcatatctccatccctagtacctggtcatatctccatccctagtacctggtcatatctccatccctagtacctggtcatatCTCCATCTCTAGTACCTGGTCATATCTCCATCTCTAGTACCTGGTCATATCTCCATCCCTGGTACCGGGTcatatctccatccctagtacctggtcatatctccatccctagtacctagtcatatctccatccctagtacctggtcatatctccatccctagtacctggtcatatctccatccctagtacctggtcatatctccatctctagtacctggtcatatctccttccctagtacctggtcatatctccatccctagtacctggtcatatCTCCCTCCCTAGTcatatctccatccctagtacctggtcatatCTCCATCCCTAGTCATATCTCCATCTCTAGTACCTGGTcatatctccatccctagtaccgggtcatatctccatccctagtacctggtcatatctccatccctagtacctggtcatatctccatctctagtacctggtcatatctccatccctagtaccgggtcatatctccatccctagtacctggtcatatCTCCATCTCTAGTACCTGGTCAAATCttcatccctagtacctggtcatatctccatctctagtacctggtcatatctccatctctagtacctggtcatatctccatccctagtacctggtcatatctccttccctagtacctggtcatatCTCCATCCCTAGTCATATTTCCATCTCTAGTACCTGGTCATATCTccgtccctagtacctggtcatatctccatccctagtacctggtcatatctccatccctagtacctggtcatatCTCCATCCCTAGTCATATCTCCATCCCTAGTCATATCTCCATCTCTAGTACCTGGTcatatctccatccctagtaccgggtcatatctccatccctagtacctggtcatatctccatccctagtacctggtcatatctccatccctagtacctggtcatatctccatctctagtacctggtcatatctacatccctagtacctggtcatatctccatccctagtcatatctccatccctagtacctagtcatatctccatccctagtacctggtcatatctccatccctagtacctggtcatttctccatccctagtacctggtcatatctccatccctagtacctggtcatatCTCCATCCCTAGTCATATCTCCATCTCTAGTACCTGGTcatatctccatccctagtacctggtcatatctccatccctagtacctggtcatatctccatccctagtacctggtcatatCTCCATTTCTAGTACCTGGTCATATCTCCATCTCTAGTACCTGGTcatatctccatccctagtacctggtcatatctccatccctagtaccggGTCATAACTCCATCCCTGGTACCAtacctgtgtatgtgaccaataacatctgctgaccatgtgaatgtgaccaatacaatttgattagacTGCTttagcggttctagtgttaagttACCTCCCCTGCCTGAGCCTCAGACAGCTCCAGGATAGACAGATGGCTCTCAATGTCAAAGCTGGAGAAGAAACTGCTCCACTGCTTCTCAAACAACACCAGGTCCTGGAAGAGACACCATACCAGAGTCAGTGTGGCCATTACAACACGCTGGTCCAACGGTCCTGTTCCAACATCTACTCACAGGTGTGTGGTGCGTTCAAGCTCAGAATGGTTACCTCAGTCAGCAGGTTGTCTAGGGAGACAGGGTCCAATCTGGTGTAGGTCTGCCACAGCTTCTCACTAATGTCCATCAACTGGAACACACAGCACAGGACACACATCCAATCAACCATTTCCGAGAAGTAACCCAAACTCCTTGCTACGGCCAAATGCAACGCCAGGCCCACAGTTTCTTCtctgcaatgagtctggatccGAGTACCTCCCTGACGATTATTATAATGCAAACACATTCTAACCATTCTGATTGGTCGCAGACAGATAGGTTGGGTCAGAGCCAGAACTCAAGTGGGTAAAGCAGTGTTTagaaaatgtgtcattggctttgatactctgattggttatagATGATCCAAttgctgatgactttgttttgtacaacgcccCTCGTCACCACAAATGTCTaagactgaagtatgtagcgaatttagtttgagtcgtcaggcaactATTGAGTACCATTCAAATTAAATGGAGATGTCATTATTTTACTAACTATTCTGCCATGGATGTAAGGTTAGACAAATTCCACCTACAATTTGTATTAGTAATATCGAGTGAGGTACCTTGTATTTCATGGTGAAGAAGCTTCCTCCACCGATCCCCTCCAGAGCGAAGGCCTGAATGATGGGCCACTTCTCTATCATAAACATGTCAAACGTCTGGATGTGGCCTGAAACAGCACAGTTTCTCATTTACATATAAGCACAACACATCCCAAATCGTCACACTATAAAACAAGTTGCTGGTTACAGTTCAATTATGTTAACATTGTTCAATTAGTTGTTTGCTTCATTACATAAGTGGAACAATTGAAGTCACGTCGGAGGCTGTTAAGCAATTACTGGTTACCAAGGAGGTAGTTCTAGAGGAGTAATTACTGGTTACCAAGGAGGTAGTTATAGAGGAGTAATTACTGGTTACCAAGGAGGTAGTTATAGAGGAGTAATTACTGGTAACCAAGGAGGTAGTTATAGAGGAGTAATTACTGGTTACCAAGGAGGTAGTTATAGAGGAGTAATTACTGGTAACCAAGGAGGTAGTTATAGAGGAGTAATTACTGGTTACCAAGGAGGTAGTTCTAGAGGAGTAATTACTGGTTACCAAGGAGGTAGTTATAGAGGAGTAATTACTGGTTACCAAGGAGGTAGTTATAGAGGAGTAACTCCTGGTTACCAAGGAGGTAGTTATAGAGGAGTAATTACTGGTAACCAAGGAGGTAGTTATAGAGGAGTAATTACTGGTAACCAAGGAGGTAGTTATAGAGGAGTAATTACTGGTAACCAAGGAGGTAGTTATAGAGGAGTAATTACTGGTAACCAAGGAGGTAGTTATAGAGGAGTATTTACTGGTAACCCAGGAGGTAGTTATAGAGGAGTAATTACTGGTAACCAAGGAGGTAGTTATGGAGGAGTAACTCCTGGTTACCAAGGAGGTAGTTATAGAGGAGTAATTACTGGTAACCAAGGAGGTAGTTATAGAGGAGTAATTACTGGTAACCAAGGAGGTAGTTATAGAGGAGTAATTACTGGTAACCAAGGAGGTAGTTATAGAGGAGTAATTACTGGTAACCAAGGAGGTAGTTATAGAGGAGTAATTACTGGTTACCAAGGAGGTAGTTATAGAGGAGTAATTACTGGTAACCAAGGAGGTAGTTATAGAGGAGTAATTACTGGTAACCAAGGAGGTAGTTATGGAGGAGTAATTACTGGTTACCAAGGAGGTAGTTATAGAGGAGTAATTACTGGTAACCAAGGAGGTAGTTATAGAGGAGTAATTACTGGTTACCAAGGAGGTAGTTATAGAGGAGTAATTACTGGTTACCAAGGAGGTAGTTATAGAGGAGTAATTACTGGTAACCAAGGAGGTAGTTATGGAGGAGTAACTCCTGGTTACCAAGGAGGTAGTTATAGAGGAGTAATTACTGGTAACCAAGGGGGTAGTTATGGAGGAGTAATTACTGGTAACCAAGGAGGTAGTTATAGAGGAGTAATTACTGGTTACCAAGGAGGTAGTTATAGAGGAGTAATTACTGGTTACCAAGGAGGTAGTTATAGAGGAGTAATTACTGGTTACCAAGGAGGTAGTTATAGAGGAGTAATTACTGGTAACCAAGGAGGTAGCTATAGAGGAGTAATTACTGGTAACCAAGGAGGTAGTTATGGAAGAGTAACTCCTGGTAACCAAGGAGGTAGTTATAGAGGAGTAATTACTGGTTACCAAGGAGGTAGTTATAGAGGAGTATTTACTGGTAACCAAGGAGGTAGTTATGGAGGAGTAACTCCTGGTTACCAAGGAAGTAGTTATGGAGGAGTAACTCCTGGTTACCAAGGAGGTAGTTATAGAGGAGTAATTACTGGTAACCAAGGAGGTAGTTATAGAGGAGTAATTACTGGTTACCAAGGAGGTAGTTATAGAGGAGTAATTACTGGTTACCAAGGAGGTAGTTATGGAGGAGTAACTCCTGGTTACCAAGGAAGTAGTTATGGAGGAGTAACTCCTGGTTACCAAGGAAGTAGTTATGGAGGAGTAACTCCTGGTTACCAAGGAGGTAGTTATGGAGGAGTAACTCCTGGTAACCAAGGAAGTAGTTATAGAGGAGTAATTACTAGTTACCAAGGAAGTAGTTATGGAGGAGTAACTCCTGGTTACCAAGGAAGTAGTTATGGAGGAGTAACTCCTGGTTACCAAGGAAGTAGTTATGGAGGAGTAACTCCTGGTTACCAAGGAGGTAGTTATAGAGGAGTAATTACTGGTAACCAAGGAGGTAGTTATAGAGGAGTAATTACTGGTAACAAATGAGGTAGTTATAGAGGAGTAATTACTGGTAACCAAGGAGGTAGTTATAGAGGAGTAATTACTGGTAACCAAGGAGGTAGTTATGGAGGAGTAACTCCTGGTTACCAAGGAGGTAGTTATAGAGGAGTAACTCCTGGTTACCAAGGAAGTAGTTATGGAGGAGTATTTACTGGTTACCAAGGAGGTAGCTATAGAGAAGTATTTACTGGTTACCAAGGAGGTAGTTATAGAGGAGTAACTCCTGGTAACCAAGGAGGTAGTTATAGAGGAGTATTTACTGGTAACCAAGGAGGTAGTTATAGAGGAGTAACTCCTGGTTACCAAGGAAGTAGTTATGGAGGAGTATTTACTGGTTACCAAGGAGGTCGTTATAGAGGAGTAACTCCTGGTTACCAAGGAAGTAGTTATGGAGGAGTAACTCCTGGTTACCAAGGAAGTAGTTATAGAGGAGTAATTACTGGTTACCAAGGAAGTAGTTATAGAGGAGTAATTACTGGTTACCAAGGAAGTAGTTATAGAGGAGTAACTCCTGGTTACCAAGGAAGTAGTTATGGAGGAGTAATTACTGGTTACCAAGGAAGTAGTTATAGAGGAGTAATTACTGGTTGCCAAGGAAGTAGTTATGGAGGAGTAACTCCTGGTTACCAAGGAAGTAGTTATAGAGGAGTAATTACTAGTTACCAAGGAAGTAGTTATGGAGGAGTAACTCCTGGTTACCAAGGAAGTAGTTATGGAGGAGTAACTCCTGGTTACCAAGGAGGTAGTTATAGAGGAGTATTTACTGGTTACCAAGGAAGTAGTTATGGAGgagtaaatacagtgcattcgggaagtattcagaccttcaCTTTTAAcacattacagccttactctaaaatgtattaaatagtttcccccctcatcaatctacacacaataccccataacgacaaagcaaacacaggtttttagatatatatatatttatttttttaactgcaatctcataaatattcagaccctttactcagtaatttgttgaagcctttttggcagcgattacagccttgagtcttcccgggtatgacgctataagcttggcacacctgtatttgggtagtttctcacattcttccctgcagatcctctcaagctctgtcaggttggatggggagctttgctgcacagctattttaaggtctctccagagatgttcaatcgggctcaaattcgggctctggctgggccactcaagaacattcagagacttgtcctggagccactcctgtgttgtcttggctgtgtgcttagggtcgttgtcctgagcgctctggagcaggttttcatcaaggatctttctgtactttgctccgttcatcctaccctcgatcatgactagtctcccagtccctgctgctgaaaaacatccccacaccatgatgctgccaccaccatgcttcaccgtagggatggtgccaggtttcctccagatgtgacgcttggcattcaggccaaagagttcaatcttggtttcaacagacGAGAGAAtattgtttatcatggtctgagagtcattaggtgccttttggcaaactccaagcgggctgtcgtgtgccttttactgaggagtggcttccgtctggccactctagcataaaaaggcttgattggtggagtgctgcagagatggataTTGTcatggcaatttcctgtattaccaaatgaggagagttacaaaccacacaccagtcagagttatacttaaacttcatctttaataatatgagctttacaatagccctttgactctcagatcaattcagtgtctataatgaattctgagagtccctacagtagaatacaaagatcttttatagccaagatacacccctctcaacttacatgacgaacaaccgatcttaggaactcttcacaaagggccttttacttgaagaaaggagtatcccttcgccagattgcattcgctataaattatcgctcagtttggtctctaaaacgaggttctaatctcgttcctggtacttcatagtaccaaaacattacctcatccaaggcataactcaattgtcaactctagatactcctatctcaagtaaaccccctcttctccccactcctggacaagctcactgaggggagtgacttgcgcacagacattgtggagtcaagtaattggttcccccttaatcacgccatcccttcacatggtttaacagatactttcacatatgaagacaatgttccatcctgtcctcttccctttatgatattctgcatagcaccagggacatgtgaaagacaagcctgacctctcccctctctgggccccaagtgactgagccctgagggaagaagtgcaactgccaacaccagattccaaagggatacattctaataaaaaGTATATCACATAAGAATATTATACAGATATGACATCTTAATTacttatgttacccaactaattctgattcatccgccacactatccttctggaaggttctcccatctccacatcgGAACTCTGGAGTgactcccgattgctcagtttggccgggcggccagatctaggaagtctgggtggttccaaacttcttccatttaagaatgatggaggccactgttcttagTGATCTTCAATGCGGCagattttttttggtacccttcccccagatctgtgcctcaacacaatcctgtttcagagctctacagataattccttcgacctcatggcttggtttttgctctaacatgcactgtcaactgtgggaccttatatagagaggtgtgtgcctttccgaatgatgtccaatcaatttaccacaggtggactccactcaagttgtagaaaaatctcaaggatgatcaatggaaacaagatgcacctgagctcagcttagagtctcatagcaaagggtatgaatacctgttttcactttgtcataataaagatattgtgtgtagattgcttattttagaataaggctgtaacgtatgtcattactgtcctgtgaggatcagaaTGGGTCAAATCAGCTTGGCAGTGGAAGACAGTAAccacagaggggggagggagcTGCTGGGGGGGTtgactttctctccccctccagtaTTAACCAAAGGAATGTCTTTGTtaataacctgttgaggacagagggcgctgttttcactttgggggaaaatcgtgcccaatttaaacggcaattcttgctcgtacaatatgcatattattattacaattggatagaaaacactctctagtttctaaaaccgtttgaattatatctgtgagtaaaacagaactcaagttggagcaaactacctgacaggaagtggaaaatctgaaatcgatgctctgttctagggcctgcctataaatgggcttcatatatatcagtatacatgcacttcatacgtcttccactagatgtcgacaggcagtgagaaaaaaatggagtgaataacttgatctggggtcgaataaaagctctcggcataacgtgtcaccagtttcctgttttctggagagagcgtgaagggacctggttttgccttctgaaatgctgccgttatagacgactaatatctccggctttgattttatttgatacatgtgacaatatcatcgtaaagtatgttttttcaatatagttttattagattattgaaatttattcgggacgttaggcgtgttgcgttgtgtgcctttgttcaggaaggagagcttcgcgctactttgctagctttccatgctaattgactggagaagaggacattctaaatccaaacaacgattgttctggacaaaggaccccttgtacaacattctgatgaaagatcatcaaaagtaggacccattttatgatgctatttcatatatctgtcgaacatgtgaaatagtcgtttgcgcccagattttgggtactctctcgctataactaagctgtatgtcgtaatgaagttatttttagaattctaacacggcgattgcattaagaactagtgtatctatcatttcctatacaacatgtattttctagtaacgtttatgaatagttatttggtcagaatagttgagtgtcgtaaaaatatccgcacattctgggaaaaagatgctacgttagcacaatgtataaccactgatttcagctctaaatatgcacattttcgaacaaaacataagtgtatgtataacctgtcatctgatgaaggtttatgaaggttagtgaaaattaatatcttttgctggtttattccctatcgctaacgtgcctattgctatcgctaacgtgccttgatgaatgaatgcggtagtgtggtaggctattgtagtaagctaatataatgctatattgtgttttcgctgtaaaacacttttaaaaaatcggaaatattggctggattcacaagatgtttgtctttaatttgctgtacaccatcgatttttcagaaatgttttatgatgagtatttaggtatttgacgttggtgtctgtaattactctggctgcttcggttctatttctgacggtagctgtgatggtagctgcaatgtaaaactgatttatacctcaaatatgcacatttttcgaacaaaacagatttattgtataacatgttataagactgtcatctgatgaagttggttcttggttagttaggttggctttgtgcatgctacctgtgctgtgaaaaatgtctgtcctgttttgtatttggtggtgagctaacataaatatatgtggtgttttcgctgtaaaacattttaaaaatcggacatgttgactggattcacaagatgtgtatctttcatttgctgtattggacttgttaatgtgtgaaagttaaatatttctaaaaaatatcttttgaatttcgcgctctgccttttcagtggaatgtgggaggagttccgctagtggaacgccggagccagacaggttaacagaCAGTCTTCCTGCCGATACTCTTAACAGTTTCTaaagcgaatactggaacaatatttctcaCATAAGAacatggggaatggtcagagATGATCTATAGAAAACTAATGTCATATCAgtttttattttgtgatgtcattaaaaaggttataaaggaaatactgtaactagAAAAGTCTATACACTACAGATATGAAGTCTCCATCCTTAACGCTGTATATGAAATATGACAAATTATGAAAGTATTTGTTttaagataggaatgtgattttaggagcCATAAAATAATCTATCGCCTATAAACTGTGCACAGTAAGTAGCCACGCCCCAAGTGAGGTCAGAGAATGTGTCAGCCTGACGGAACCGCCCCCTTcggccagagtgcataaaagcATGAGGCGGTAGCTACACGTTTGAAATGGTTGGAACTTTGAACCgcaacacgaggtgaagaaaaTAAACTCACCTCCCAGACTAGACCAGAACATTGCCAAACTCTGACTATCAACACCAGGTGGAAAAAACTCCCCTCTCGGACAATCACTGGtatggctgattagctgtcctaagtcaAATATCTAGAAAAACGAATTTAAGTGGGACCAATGTACTACTCTTCTCAAATCACCGTCGTACAcgactctcatcaccccactggaaCCATCAACACAGCTGGCTAGCCAATCTTCAAATCAGCACTTCAGGAGCGAATGGAACAGAGTGAACTCTGTAGTTCTTTTCAGGATTACACAACGGACAAAGACAAATCAAActtaaatacattcatgatttctgaTTCCAAATGGGCGGCGGTTagtgtgcaaagtatatgattactgtgagaatAGTTTTGAAAACGTATCAACGAtaagtgtctctttctctctctatccatgtCGTTGTGTAAAAAGCCATATGTtgtgtcagtccactagggacctttTTCTCATGTATTAAGTGTGTTTGTTATCCTGTGTTATCATTTacttagctagtaaataaattatttaacCAATttgagtatcaaatcaaattgtatttgcatAGACCTAacagagaaatgcttacttaaaagcaCATAACACTAttgttttttttaactgcattgttggttaagtataAAACAGatcagtaaaaaataaaaaataattaaagagcagcagtaaataacaatagcggggctatatacagggggtaccagtacagagtcaaagtgcggggacaccggttagtcaagacaattgaggtaatatatacatgtagatacagttaaagtgactatgcagagataataaacagagagtagcagcagtgtaaaagaggaggtcagagggggacaatgcaaatagtctgggtagccatttgattagctgttcaggagccttatggcttgtgggtaaaaGCTGCTAAGAagcctttttgacctagacttggcactccagtaccgcttgccgtgcggtagcagagagaacaagtcgatgactagggtggctggagtctgacaattttcagggcgtttctctgacaccgcctggtatagaggtcctggacggaAGGAAgtttggtcccagtgatgtactggaccatatgcactaccctctgtagtgccttgcaactggaggccgagcagtttccataccaggcagtgatgcaaccagtcaggatgctctcgattgtgcagctgtagaactttttgaggatctgaagacccatgcaaaatcttttcagtctcctgatggggaataggctttgtcgtgccctcttcacaactgtcttggtgtgcttgaaccatgataatttgttggtgatgtggacaccaaggaacttgaagctctcaacctgctcaactaaagccctgtcgatgagaatagcggcgtgctcggtcctccttttccttttccttttcctgtagtccacaagaatgtcttgatcacgttaagggagaggttgttatcctggcaccaaaCGACTGgcatttgccagttggtcagagcatgctcggagtaaacgtcctggtaatccgtctggccctgcggccttgtgaatgttgacctgtttaaaagtctctCACATCGAATACgaagagcattatcacacagtcatccggaacagctgatgatctcatgcatgcttcagcgttgcttgcctcgaagatgagaagtaatttagctcgtctggttggCTCGTGTCGCTGGGCAGCtcacagctgtgcttccctttgtcgtctgtaatagtttgcaagccctgccacatctgacgagcgtcggagctggtgtagtacgattcaatcttaagTCTTGTATTTACGAtttgcctgtttaatggttcgtcggacggcatagcgggatttcttataagcgtccgggttagagtcccgctccttgaaagcggcagctctaccctttagctcagtgcgaatgttgcctgtaatccatggcttctggctggggtatgtatatacagtcactgtggggacgacgtcctcgatgcacttattgatgaagccagtgaccaatgtggtgtactcctcaatgccattggaagaatcccagaacatattccagtctgtgctagaaaaacagtcctgtagcttagcatctgcgtcatctgaccacttattTTTTGaatgagtcactggtgcttcctgctttagtttttgtttgtatgcaggaatcaggagggtagaattatggtcagatttgccaaagtctctgtgtgtggagtaaaggtgctctagagtgatctagagtttttttcccctttttgcacatttaacatgctggtagatatTAGGTATAACGgattttccctgcattaaagtccccggccactaggagcgccgcctctggatgagcgttttcctgtttgcttatggccgtatacagctcattgagtgaggTTTTAGTGCCaccatcggtttgtggtggtaaataagacagctacgaaaaatacagatgaaaacgctctaggtagataatgtggtctacagcttatcatgagatactctacctcaggcgagcaaaaccttgagacttccttaatattagattccgtgcaccagctgttgtttacagcTGGtgcaccccttgtcttaccagaggcagcTCTTCTATATTGCCGATGCAGCGtaaacccaccagctgtatgttatccatgtcgtcgttcagccacgactcggtgaaacataatacagtctttaatgtcccattggtaagATATTCGTGAACGTAGCTtgtctattttgttatccaattattgtacgttggctaataggactgatggtagaggcagattacccagtcgccgtcggatccttacaaggcaccccgacctatgtcctcgatatctccgtctctttctcatgcgaatgacggggatttgagCCTTGtcaggtgtctggagtaaatccttcgcctccgactcgttaaagaaaaaaatcttcttccagttcgaggtgagtaatctctTGTCCTGATATCCAAAAGCGATTTTTCGGTCATAAAGAGACGGtggcggaaacattatgtacaaaaataagttacaaataacacacaaaaacacacacagtggcacaattggttaggagcccataaaaccATCTCATCCGGCGCCATTCTGCAACTTAGGTCTTTACTGAATcagtactgaatcataaggctTAGGTCTTTACTGAATcagtactgaatcataaggctTAGGTCTTTACTGAATcagtactgaatcataaggctTAGGTCTTTACTGAATcagtactgaatcataaggctGGTTTTTTAGGTCTTTACTGAATcagtactgaatcataaggctGGTTTTTTAGGTCTTTACTGAATcagtactgaatcataaggctGTTTTTTTAGGTCTTTACTGAATcagtactgaatcataaggctGGTTTTTTAGGTCTTTACTGAATcagtactgaatcataaggctGTTTTTTTAGGTCTTTACTGAATcagtactgaatcataaggctGTTTTTTTAGGTCTTTACTGAATcagtactgaatcataaggctTAGGTCTTTACTGAAT
The sequence above is drawn from the Salvelinus namaycush isolate Seneca unplaced genomic scaffold, SaNama_1.0 Scaffold2099, whole genome shotgun sequence genome and encodes:
- the cunh20orf194 gene encoding uncharacterized protein C20orf194 homolog, yielding MLDGSQQALQAPVINMSKDVIVLIKAESVHLYCNPVNYSYLLPYVSHWRNLTIHCMNQTEYEDEEASEEFKISSFVSMVQDCSRIGVPYSTQGHIQTFDMFMIEKWPIIQAFALEGIGGGSFFTMKYKLMDISEKLWQTYTRLDPVSLDNLLTEDLVLFEKQWSSFFSSFDIESHLSILELSEAQAGE